A window from Mycolicibacterium tokaiense encodes these proteins:
- a CDS encoding alpha/beta hydrolase: protein MDLVLASTRFYSSLPVVGKHLEPFAGLTAMMMYGGHYAGPAIKAAIDRRSAAAAPVDAAPATGVDLAAIRGSRVPPFLRASGQRRRSLHRGSVRYGDHPAQMLDVWRRPDLPDGPAPVLLFVPGGAWVQGTRVLQGHTLLHHLVRQGWVCLTMDYRVSPVHRWPRHIADVNAAIAWARANVDRFGGDRNFVAIAGCSAGGHLAALAGLTPGDPRFRGELLDHADTSVDAVVGIYGRYDWEDRSTPSRANFQGFLERVVVGRKQAREPEVFEAASPMARIHADAPPFLLIHGDSDVVIPVGEARAFRDALRAVSRNPVEYCEVPRAGHAFDLVDTSHARRCAVEASHFLNAVRHRAALPVVEAV, encoded by the coding sequence ATGGATCTCGTGCTGGCGTCCACCCGGTTCTACTCGTCGCTGCCGGTGGTGGGTAAGCACCTGGAACCCTTCGCCGGGCTCACCGCGATGATGATGTACGGCGGTCACTACGCCGGACCGGCCATCAAGGCCGCCATCGACCGACGCAGCGCCGCCGCCGCGCCCGTCGACGCCGCCCCGGCGACCGGTGTGGACCTGGCCGCCATTCGCGGCAGCCGGGTCCCACCCTTCCTGCGCGCCAGCGGCCAGCGTCGCCGCAGCCTGCATCGCGGTTCGGTGCGCTACGGCGACCACCCCGCGCAGATGCTCGATGTATGGCGCCGGCCTGATCTGCCGGACGGACCGGCCCCGGTGCTGTTGTTCGTCCCAGGTGGCGCATGGGTTCAAGGCACGCGGGTGCTGCAGGGGCACACTCTGCTACATCACCTGGTCCGGCAGGGCTGGGTGTGCCTGACCATGGATTACCGCGTGTCACCGGTGCATCGGTGGCCACGCCACATCGCCGATGTCAACGCCGCCATCGCATGGGCGCGGGCGAATGTCGACCGCTTCGGCGGCGACCGGAACTTCGTCGCCATCGCCGGCTGTTCGGCGGGTGGGCATCTGGCCGCGCTGGCCGGTCTGACCCCCGGTGATCCCAGGTTCCGCGGCGAATTGCTGGACCACGCCGACACCTCGGTGGACGCCGTGGTGGGCATCTATGGCCGGTACGACTGGGAAGACCGCTCGACCCCGTCGCGGGCGAACTTCCAAGGTTTCCTGGAGCGAGTTGTGGTGGGCCGCAAGCAAGCTCGCGAGCCGGAAGTCTTCGAGGCGGCGTCACCGATGGCCCGCATCCACGCCGACGCGCCACCGTTTCTGCTGATCCACGGCGACAGCGACGTCGTGATCCCGGTCGGGGAGGCACGCGCCTTCCGCGATGCGCTGCGGGCCGTGTCCCGCAATCCCGTCGAGTACTGCGAGGTCCCGCGGGCCGGTCACGCCTTCGACCTGGTGGACACCTCGCACGCACGCCGGTGTGCGGTCGAGGCTTCACACTTCCTCAATGCCGTGCGCCACCGGGCCGCTCTCCCGGTGGTCGAAGCGGTCTAG